Sequence from the Mycosarcoma maydis chromosome 4, whole genome shotgun sequence genome:
CTCTAGGCGTAGTTCTCACTGTGATTTCAAAGGGGAGAAGAGGATCAAGGCAAGCAAGTCAGCGAATGAGACGGGACGAGAAACGTAAAGACAAGCGCGCGAGTTGCAGAGCGGAAGGGCTAAACACTTACGCAGGGTAGTATGCGTGAGGGTCGTGCGGAACAGCACCCTTTTGCAGCTTGAGGATGTGGTGAGGCTGCTTGAAAGGAGGGCGCGGTGGAAGGTTGGAAGCCGAGTAGAAGCCGGTCGACGAGGCATCCGACGCCTTGTGCACTTGGGCGAGCACGTCAGTAAAAGCGGTGGGCGATTCCAGATCAGCCGGACGCGTGAGAGCGGTGGTGTTCGAAGCGTCCTCGGGCGCCTGCAGGCTTCGGGTGCCATCCTCGTTGGGCGAAGACAGAAGGAGCATGGTGAGGTCCTTCTGCGTGAtcatctcgagcttgggGTATTTTCGTCGGAAGTCTCGGTTGTGGTACAAGTTGCCCGCAGGATCAGAGGCGGCGCTCGGAGGTGTCGCAGAGCGCTCCGGTCGAGATCCCGGTTGAGGCCATCGGttcaactcgatcgacggGATGCCGGATGAGATCTCCGCGTTGGCCGAAAAGACCTGACGGAATTTGCGCCAGAAGGGAGTCTTGCCCTCGATGTACGTATAGCTGTGAGACGAAGCGTAGTTCTTGGCCTCGTTCAAAACAGTTCGGCTAGCTCGAAGAGACATGATGCGCAATGTCagctcgatggcggtgcaggcgatggtggtgtGCGATAGATATTGACGACTGAAACCGTACAAGCACGTTTTCTGTtgcactcacagactcacgactgccgATGATGGAATTCATGAttccacaatcacgaatcatctTCAACCTCGAGTTTGCACGTGAGGCTATCTCCCGTGCGGCATtacaaatcacgaatcacgaatcaagcgGTTGATTTTCAAACACGAATAGAATTGCATTCTTTTCGGTCTCACAATCCAAAAAAACCCTCCACGGCGCTCGTGCCTTGTCCTCTGAAACACACGTGacagcttcacgcttctgTAGCTCGCCTCTTTCCCTGGCTCAAGTTCTGTTTCTCGTGTCTCCGGAACAACCACCAAGTTCAGGTGGCCGAGCCCTTGAAGCAATGAGAACAGCTATATGAACGTGCTGTCGACGTCTATTACATATTTACGGATGATCGTAACTTACTGCTTACAGGCATAAAGTGTGATATCGGATATTCGGCAAGAAGGCGGAACAAAGATGTTGGCCATCAAGATCCAAATCGCGGTCCTGTTTTGGCTTAGGACCATACATCGAGaagcagcctcgagcgTTCCTTGAGCAACTTGatctccttcttggcctcttcTGCCGAACCCTTTGCCTCCTCGAGGATCTTGCCAAAGATGGCCTCGACATCGTGCGCCATACCCTTTGCTTCACCGCAAATGTAAATGTACGCCTTGCGCTCCAGAATGTCCTCGGCAATCTGCTTGCGTCGCTCCCAGATCAAGTCCTGCACGTAAAGCTTGGAGCCGTCAGGCTTGAACTTTTCGCGCGAAAGCGAGGTTTCCATGATGAACTTGCCGCCGAGCTTCTGTGCGTATTGCGGCCACTCGTCACGGTAAAGGAAATCTTCGTCGGCCTTCCTGCAGCCGTAGAAGAGCCAGAGATTGCCCCAgtccttgagcgcctccTGAGCCGACTTGCCGTTGGACTTCTCGAGTGCCTTTTCGGCGCTGCAAACGCGATCTTGCACAAAAGAGCGGAAAGGCGCAACGCCAGTACCGGGACCGACCATGATGACAGGAATCTTGGGCGAGGTGGGTAGACGAAAGTTGGAGCGTCGAATGTGGATGGGAGCACGGAATGCGCCGTCCTTTGTGTAAGCGCCTCGCGGACCGTCCAGCAAATACTTTGGGGTGCCATAGCGCGGGTCGGAGGGACCAGTTGGCTGCTCGCCAttcttggccatcttgatggAGCTAATCAAGTTGGTGGCAAGACCGTGCACCCAGGGGGCGGACTTGTTGGCCTGGTATCGGAGCACGACAGCCGTGATGTGGACCGACTTGGGGTGCATCTTGGGgctggacgagatcgagtaGAAGCGAGGACCAACACGAGGAAGATCCGAGATTACACGATCAAAGGGTACGTTCCAGGGTTTTATGGAGCTGACGTCAGCCTGAAGATCGTCGCCGGCGATCCACTGCATGGCCTCTGTGGTCTTGAGCAAGCGACTGCCGATTTCGGCCTGAAAAATGTCCTTGTTGGCACAGACCTtttccagcttggcttggatATCGGGCGAAGGGGCAAACTTGGCAAAGCTGTTGAGCGTTTGTCTTGAGGCATGGCTGGTGATGTCAATGTAGTGTCGGAAGACGGCTTCGTACGTGGTGGGGACGGGGAAGGGCACCTTTGCAAGGGTGGGGTCAAGCgattcgacgtcgatcaCGGTGGTGCGCTTGTCGAGGAGACCAAATACGGCGAGAACACGGTCAACCTCTGGCTCGGGGTTGTGTGCCCACACGGCAATGTGGTCGCCGTGCTGGTACGAGATTCCGGAGCCATCAATGTCGAATTCGATGTGGACGCAAGTACGATCGGCGGTGCCTTGGACAAACAGCTCGCGAGCCTCCTTGACGACGGCGTTGTACGGGTTCTTGGCGTCGTGAATGCCCTTGGTGCCAAGCAGCGCACGAGCGGAAAGCTCGCCGTGGTAGACCTTGTCATCGGGGTGGTTGGCAAGTTCGGTGACCTTGAAATCGGGCACATCACCTCCACCGCCCTCTTCAAAGTTGAGCGAAGTGGCAAGTGCCTCGAACATGGAGTCCTTCCAGGCCAAGTAGTCTTCCTCCATGctcttgtcgtcgtcaccttcgcctcgctcgccaatgCGCTTGGCGCCGAGAGACTGAAGAcgcgcatcgagcttgcgGGCAACAGCGTTGAAATGCTCGTAGGTCCGATTTCCAAGGCCAAAGATGACGTAGTTGAGGttctcgagacgctcacTGCCGTTGGAGAATTCGGGCGACTCGTTTTCGATGAACTCCATGAGGCCAACGGCATTGTCCGTGGGCTCACCCTCGCCGTAAGTTGCCATGACAAAGACGGCAACGGTGTCTTGGGGCATCTGGTCAAGTTTGTCGAACTCGTACTCCTCGGgatcgaggacgagagaAGAGGTGCCAAAACGGGCTTTGGCctccttggcgagcttggtggcGTATTCTTCGGCGGTACCGGTTTGGGAGCCGTagaagatggcgatgcgctTGTTTTGGGACTTGAGCTTCGAGACAAAGTCGGCGCCACCTTGGTCGGTAGCAGCGAGAGGGGCGCCATTGGCAAGCTTGGAACCAGTGTCCTTGGCACCGCCGAACAAGCTGTCACGGAACAGATAAAGGACGGCTAGCAAGCCTCCGAGACCGAGAACGAACAAGTCGAGTTGCGAAGCCATCGTGCGATGATGCTCTACTTGAAAAGGAGCGAGAGGACCGAAGGATGGAGTCGTGAGGATGCGACAAGGATGGGGGAGGGAGGCGGAGTGGCAAGAGGCTGGTTGAGCGAAGAGGGCAGGGACGAACGAGGAACGACGCAGTCAGTCGTGCAACCTTGTGACCGGCCAGGCGATCGGTCGGAATAACCGATGAGATGCACTGAACCAAAggaacaatcacgaatcacgaatcacgaataataTGAAAAAGTGATTAGACAGAGACAGGCAGATGCGTTACAGAGGCGTGTGCGTAGTCTTTTTTAGTCGAGAAGAAAGAAGCATCTTTTGTTGACGTGGGGCAGAGCACAAAGGCTGAGCGCGATATGCTCGTCAAGGAATTTGAGCGCTAAAAGGGCACCACCTCAGTCTCTTGGTCATGAGTGGGAGCGAGTCTTGGCTAAGCTTTGGACACGTAACGTATGTAGGTTGCTGAAAGCGAGCCACACGTGAATTTGGCCGCTGGCGGGCACCCAAACCCAAAATCGCGAATGGTTGGTTCGCTTTCAGGTCATCGCCGCACAAACCTTGATGCAGCGTTACACGGTGCCGCCATGTgcagagcgacgagcatcCATGGGTAAGTCACAGTGGTGCATACCTTTTCTTTGTGCATTCTCCACGCTTCGCCGTCGAGGGTGAGTGATGCCATGTTGGTCCTAGTTTGGGGTTTGTCTTGTGGCTATCGCGGCGGCTGGCACGATGGTGCGCAACTCGTCCAAGCTCCGTCTCGGCATTCACGGCCTCAATCGTGTACTGTCAACCGTGAGTATTCTGGTATGTGCACGCGACGAGAGACGAGCGGATCGTTGAACAGATGACACAGTCGAACCTCGTCAGCCAGGCTGTagaaacaaaaaaaaaagaaaaaacAGGAAATATCTTCCGCGagtaaatcgtgaatccttCGAGGTGAGGTAACGCGCGGGCGGAATTGTTGGTGATTCACACGCCTGAAcgaagaatcgtgaatgcgccTGACAATGTGCTTTTCAAACCAGTCTCACCTGCGCATGTCATacgatgatgatgcctAATTGAGCCTCACGCTTCAGTCACTTGGTTATCAGATCTGCTGGAATCTCAATGAATCGAGAATCAACAATAATATCGTGATTAGCACCAAATATCGCTCGCTCCTAAATCAGACCAACAAAAGAAGGTCTTTAAATgcatcaacatcaagaTGGACGTTGCCGCCAAAAACATCAAAAAGATGCGACTAGCGGGGTTCGAACCCGCGGCCTCCTCTTTGCACCTGCCATCCATCCATGACAAAACGTGGGAAAGAGATATGATAACCACTTCACCATAGACGCATGCTGAGCATCTTCACTTGCAACACGGTTTATGTATCTATTCAAGACTGCAGTTTtactcgtgattgtcttTCACGAGTCAAGCCAAGTCAAGCCACATGCATGTACGCCTGAACCCTGGACGCAACAGTGATAcacagagtcgtgattcacgaattcacgatcgcTCGTGCACAGCGTGAATCAGTCATGAGGGTAAATGACcgatactcgtgactgtacgAAGATCATGCTGGCTGAAACAGGCGGACAGCCACGTTTGCACGCTGCGCCAACTACAGCTAACTTAGCTCACTTTACACTCAGACTCGTGacaattgtgaatcttgGTCAGCTCACTCGGAACAAGTCGTGGTACACAATGCCAttttttttccttttctCATCCagcttgtgctgctgccgagccaacaacactcacaacttGGAAGGCGGCTGTATCGATAAGACAAAGCCTGACACATTCATGACACCATCAACAGCGCCGCGGTCAGTCCCACTCTCCCTCCCTTGTCTCTACAcgtctgctctgctcttcgACACCACCTCATGCGCAGCAATTAAGACCTCTTTCGCCTTCGCATCCTCGTAACTGCGTCTCGCTCGTGGTGGTTGCAGGCGGCGCTTGTCTTGATACCCTCTCGTCATATAGCAGCGAATCGTGCGCACATCTACCGCTTTCAGCACGCACATATCAGTCTATCATGATCGATCACCTCCTCGGTCGACcctcgaccaagctcaagagAGTTCAGATCTTTTCGGTCATCCTCTTTTGGCTCTGTTTTCTCGCCACCGGCAGTCGCGATGGTCCTAGTCCGCTCGTACGCAAGATCAATGCCAAGCTTAAACGCTTTTCGCCATGGCAGATCATCGTGTTCAGCTCCGTCGGCATTTACACTATCCGTcacctcgactcgctcctcggctttggcgctcCCGAGCCGCTCGCTCGCATGTACTCGCGTAACTTTTACCGCACCACCTGGATCGTCACTGCCCTCGATGCCGGTTTTGCGTCCGCCATGAACATCAAGCCAAAGTGGTTGAGGGACCTGATGAGCATCGTCTTTTCCGCCTACTACATTGTCTATGCCAACGAGGCCGACGAGAAGCTCCGAAAGTACAGAGCCTTCTGCACTGTCGAGATGATGCGTTATACCTGGGAAAAGACTACCAACCCTTACGTTCGCTTGGCCACCTGCTTCCACCGTCCCTCGCTACCCATCGCACGTCCCCTCCTCATTGCGAGGCCACAAGTCGGCGCCCACCACACCCGACCCAGCAAAGCATGGCTTTTTTACGCAAAGAGCGAACGGCAGCTTCGcatggaggaggagcttgTCCTCGACTTTTGCGGCGGCGGTTACATCTGCATGAACCCACAGCATCACGAGGAGCGTCTTCGTCAACTCGCCAAACAGATGCAGAAGCCTGTCCTCTGCGTAGACTACTGCAAGGCGCCCGAGTATCCCTACCCCTTTGCTCTCGAGGAGTGCTTTGACCTCTATCGCACGCTCCACGAGACTGCAGGAAAGGTGATTGGCATGTCAGGATCGCCCAACTTCCGCATCCTTCTCACCGGCGACAGTGCCGGCGGCAACCTGGCCACCGGCGTCGTGCTCAAAATCATTCAGTATCCTCAGCCTCGCATTCAACTCGCGTACTCGTCGCTCATCTCCAGCGGcggtgctcaagctcaacgaccACCTCCGTTGCCCAAACCCATCGGCATGGTGCTCAGCTACCCGAGTCTCAACTTTGGCTTCTCCAGCTGGATGAAGCCAGAACACCTGCGCCTTTTGCGCCAACAAAGCGAGGTCAACCTCGACAACCTGGCGCAACACCAGTCCGCCATCGCggcttcctcctcttcctcctccctCAGATCCTCCAGGCGCAGGTCGGTGGCAAATCTGGCCACTACGGGTAGCGCCTTGGACCGCAAACGTGCCGAGGCCAAGCGCTCTAGGAGCAAGGATCGACCAAAAGACTCTCGCTCCTACCAGTCTCTTACCCGTACCGCCGagctccatctcgacgagcgtgcTCGTTACGCAGAGGTCGATCCTACGTCGGACGAAAACGGCACTTCCACGCCTTCCGATTCGCTACTTGAAAATGTTTGGGCTGACACCGCCTGGACGCCTACCTGGGAGAAGGGCGGTCTGCCTTGGAGCCAAGTTGCACGACAGgccatgctcgacgaaATTGCAGATCGAGAagagaagcgagcgcagGCTCGATTCGAACAGGAACAGAGAGTGCTCCAGGAGGCAGCCGAGGCTGCTGATAGCAGGAACAGGGATCAGAAGCGGGCGCCCTTCAATACACGCCTCACTGTCACCTCGATGGCTGGCTATTTTCAGGACAGGATCATTACCCAAGGCATGCTCCGTGCCATGGCCATCCTCTATGTCGGCCCCAAGCGTCAACCAGATCTCGATAACGACTACTACCTTTCGCCTGTGGTGGCGCCGGCACATCTGCTGGCCGAGTTCCCGCCCGTCTTGTTTATTTGCGGAGAAAAAGATCCTCTATGCGACGACACTGTCATCATGGCTGGTCGCATTCGGGAGGCCAAGCTAGCCAAGAAGGCGGATTTGGAACGACGCAGGGCCATGGCCTCGGCTCGATTCGGCGAAGGTCTGCGCACCACACCCATCTCGTCAACAAGCCATACCAAGCTACCCATCGATCCaatcgagctcgaatcggcAGAGGATTGGGTGCAGATGAGGATCATCGAGGGCTGGAGTCACGGCTTTTTGCAAATGTCGGCCTTGATGCCAGAGGCCAAGCAGGTGATCGGTTTCTTGGGTACTTGGATGTCGTTGGTGTTCGAGGAGTTCCGGGACAAGTTGGACGATGAGAGGGAAAACGCCGAGGCAGAAGCAAGGCAGAAGGTGATCGAGAGTCGCGtgcgtgcagcagcaagcagggACGGGTCGCCCTTGATCGGTACGCGTGCCACGCTGGGCAACGATCAAGCCTTCGCCGCCCGAAGCCAGGAAACAGGTTCTCTGGCCGGCCAGAGCAAGGTCAACGAGAGCGACAGCGGCCGCCATGTGATTGAGCCGGCTACCGGCGCGACCCAGGCTGTACAGGAGGACGCAGATGATGAAGCCGAAGGTcaggatgaggatgatgacggACCGATCATGGTGATCCCCAAGAAGCATCGACCGGTCGCCTCGCATGCTTCTCCGTGCAACCGTTCATCGCATCAGCTTGCGCATGCTCAGGCTGCGTCTCCACACACGGATTTCAAGGAGCCTGGGTCTGCTTTGAAGCCAGCGTCTGAGCATCTGACTCTTCCGCAGGTCGCCTCTCTGCGCTCAGAGGATGACCGCGACGGCCGAGCGCACAGCGATGGCGAAACGTCTCGTGCATCCGGCACCTTGGCGCGTCAGGCGCACCTAGCTGCTGTCAATCGCGCCGAGAGCGAAAGCAACCTGCTCGCGGAAGCCACTGCACGCTCTGGCTTCGCAGGCAACGGAAGCAGCACGACAGCGCGGAGAGGCAG
This genomic interval carries:
- a CDS encoding uncharacterized protein (related to NADH-ubiquinone oxidoreductase 21.3 kDa subunit), whose translation is MSLRASRTVLNEAKNYASSHSYTYIEGKTPFWRKFRQVFSANAEISSGIPSIELNRWPQPGSRPERSATPPSAASDPAGNLYHNRDFRRKYPKLEMITQKDLTMLLLSSPNEDGTRSLQAPEDASNTTALTRPADLESPTAFTDVLAQVHKASDASSTGFYSASNLPPRPPFKQPHHILKLQKGAVPHDPHAYYPAENYA
- a CDS encoding putative NADPH-cytochrome P450 reductase, encoding MASQLDLFVLGLGGLLAVLYLFRDSLFGGAKDTGSKLANGAPLAATDQGGADFVSKLKSQNKRIAIFYGSQTGTAEEYATKLAKEAKARFGTSSLVLDPEEYEFDKLDQMPQDTVAVFVMATYGEGEPTDNAVGLMEFIENESPEFSNGSERLENLNYVIFGLGNRTYEHFNAVARKLDARLQSLGAKRIGERGEGDDDKSMEEDYLAWKDSMFEALATSLNFEEGGGGDVPDFKVTELANHPDDKVYHGELSARALLGTKGIHDAKNPYNAVVKEARELFVQGTADRTCVHIEFDIDGSGISYQHGDHIAVWAHNPEPEVDRVLAVFGLLDKRTTVIDVESLDPTLAKVPFPVPTTYEAVFRHYIDITSHASRQTLNSFAKFAPSPDIQAKLEKVCANKDIFQAEIGSRLLKTTEAMQWIAGDDLQADVSSIKPWNVPFDRVISDLPRVGPRFYSISSSPKMHPKSVHITAVVLRYQANKSAPWVHGLATNLISSIKMAKNGEQPTGPSDPRYGTPKYLLDGPRGAYTKDGAFRAPIHIRRSNFRLPTSPKIPVIMVGPGTGVAPFRSFVQDRVCSAEKALEKSNGKSAQEALKDWGNLWLFYGCRKADEDFLYRDEWPQYAQKLGGKFIMETSLSREKFKPDGSKLYVQDLIWERRKQIAEDILERKAYIYICGEAKGMAHDVEAIFGKILEEAKGSAEEAKKEIKLLKERSRLLLDVWS
- a CDS encoding uncharacterized protein (related to hormone-sensitive lipase), translating into MIDHLLGRPSTKLKRVQIFSVILFWLCFLATGSRDGPSPLVRKINAKLKRFSPWQIIVFSSVGIYTIRHLDSLLGFGAPEPLARMYSRNFYRTTWIVTALDAGFASAMNIKPKWLRDLMSIVFSAYYIVYANEADEKLRKYRAFCTVEMMRYTWEKTTNPYVRLATCFHRPSLPIARPLLIARPQVGAHHTRPSKAWLFYAKSERQLRMEEELVLDFCGGGYICMNPQHHEERLRQLAKQMQKPVLCVDYCKAPEYPYPFALEECFDLYRTLHETAGKVIGMSGSPNFRILLTGDSAGGNLATGVVLKIIQYPQPRIQLAYSSLISSGGAQAQRPPPLPKPIGMVLSYPSLNFGFSSWMKPEHLRLLRQQSEVNLDNLAQHQSAIAASSSSSSLRSSRRRSVANLATTGSALDRKRAEAKRSRSKDRPKDSRSYQSLTRTAELHLDERARYAEVDPTSDENGTSTPSDSLLENVWADTAWTPTWEKGGLPWSQVARQAMLDEIADREEKRAQARFEQEQRVLQEAAEAADSRNRDQKRAPFNTRLTVTSMAGYFQDRIITQGMLRAMAILYVGPKRQPDLDNDYYLSPVVAPAHLLAEFPPVLFICGEKDPLCDDTVIMAGRIREAKLAKKADLERRRAMASARFGEGLRTTPISSTSHTKLPIDPIELESAEDWVQMRIIEGWSHGFLQMSALMPEAKQVIGFLGTWMSLVFEEFRDKLDDERENAEAEARQKVIESRVRAAASRDGSPLIGTRATLGNDQAFAARSQETGSLAGQSKVNESDSGRHVIEPATGATQAVQEDADDEAEGQDEDDDGPIMVIPKKHRPVASHASPCNRSSHQLAHAQAASPHTDFKEPGSALKPASEHLTLPQVASLRSEDDRDGRAHSDGETSRASGTLARQAHLAAVNRAESESNLLAEATARSGFAGNGSSTTARRGSKNGASSRIDERYRSMLVEEASLLARRRDDVLFGLEGNSAIVGDEDDDIIADALRGGRSGLSREIGAAESGQVDVSSNRGGGADYVE